In Edaphobacter aggregans, the sequence TATTGAAAATGGATACTTTATGGGAACAGTACAGGGAAGGGGTACCAGTACAAAATTCAGAACCAGCCAAGCCACTCATTTCCACGCCAAATCCCCGTAAACTCTCATAATGGATAAGTTTGTAGTACGCGGCGGTAATCCCCTTCTAGGCACCATCAAAGTCTCCGGAGCCAAAAACTCCGCGCTCCCCTGCATGGCCGCCGCCATCCTCACCGAGGACGAAGTCATCCTCGAAAACATCCCTCAAGTTAGGGATATTGAGACCGAACGCAAGCTCTTGGCCAGCATGGGAGCCGAGGTCGAATTAGGCTACGGCCGCGCCCAGCACCGCACCCGCATCCGCTGCGCCGTCCTCTCCGATCCGGTCGCCAAGTACGAGATCGTCAAGACCATGCGTGCCAGTTCCCTCGTCCTCGGGCCGCTCGTCGCCCGCACCGGCATCGCCCGAGTCGCCATGCCCGGCGGCTGCGCCATAGGAGGCCGCCCCATCGACCTCCACATTAAGGGCCTCGAAGCCATGGGTGCCACTATCACCCAGGAGCACGGCTACCTTGAAGCCCGCACCGACCGCCTGAAGGGGGCCCACATCGTCTTCGACAAAATCACCGTCACTGGCACCGAAGACCTCCTGATGGCCGCCACCCTGGCCGAAGGCGAAACCGTCTTCGAAAACTGCGCCCGCGAACCTGAGGTCACCGACCTCGCTGCTCTCCTCACCGCCATGGGAGCAAAGATTGAAGGCGCGGGCACGGGTACAATCCACGTTCAGGGCGTGAGCAAGCTGCACGGTGCTCGCCACCGCATAAACCCCGACCGCATCGAAGCCGGCACCTTCCTCATCGCCGGAGCCATCACCGGCGGCGACCTCAACGTCGACTGCTGCGAGCCAAAGCACCTCGGTGCCGTCATCTCCAAACTGGAGCAGTGTGGCGTCAAGCTCGACGTCGGCACCGACAACATCCGTGTCCGCTCCGGCGACGCAGCAGGTCTCAAGGCCTCCGACATCTCCACCGAAGAGTACCCCGGCTTCCCCACTGACATGCAGGCCCAGTTCATGGCTCTGGCCACCCAGGCCGAAGGCACCACCACCGTCACCGAAAACATCTTCGAAAATCGCTTCATGCACGTCCAGGAACTTATCCGCATGGGCGCAAACATCACCGTTGCAGGCCGCACCGCCACCGTCCGCGGCAAGACACCCCTCCAGTCGGCGGCGGTCATGTGCTCTGACCTCCGCGCCTCTGCTTCCCTCGTCCTCGCCGCCCTAGTGGCTGACGGAGAGACCATTCTCGATCGTGTCTACCACCTCGATCGAGGCTACGAACACTTCGAAGAGAAGCTCCGAGGGGTAGGCGCCCAGATCCGCCGCATGGGAGACGTCTTCGGCAAGAAGTAATTTATTTCCGTTAAAACGCTGCAAGCTCTTTGCGATATAAGAACGCATCCAGTCCCGCGACACGATAGAATCGGCGCCGCACCCCATGCCGGCTATACCCCAGACGCTCGTAAAAGCGGATCGCACCCTCATTCCCCGTAAATACGTGCAGCGCCATTTGCTGCACACCCATCGCCCCCGCGCGACTCTCTGCTTCCAGCATCAACCTCGACGCAACACCTTCCCGTCGATACGTCTCCGCGACATCCAGAGTCACCACATATCCTTGCAACCCGGTCGTCCCGAAATCGAGATGGACGATTACAAATCCAGTGATGCCGCCGCCACCTCTCTCGGCGATCAGACAGATTGCATTTCGCGCCTCCGCGAACTCCTGCATCGACTTCCGACCAAAATCGAAATGCCGCCGCAAAACAATCCTCGTCCAGCCGGTAGATGGCCTCCAGGTCAGTCCGGCGATACTCCCGAAGAACAGTCTCCCCTAGGCTCATCCTCACCAGCATAGTCTGCCTGATAAAGGGTCCCTCGCCCAGCCTTGCGGAGCGGGTTTGCATCGGTATGGGTGCCCCACGTGGTACCGTTTTGTGCAAAGTATTCAATAGAAATGGCTTATGGGTGGACTTCTATGTTTTGTGAGAAGGAAAGTCTCTCGATACAAGGGTCCAGCGGGAATAGTGCCTGTAAAGTATTGATCTAAAATACCTTGACGGATACCACCCTGACCAAGTTTTGGACTTAAAAGAAAAAGCCCCGCTTCTGGCCAAGGCTTTTCTTTTTATCTCTGTATTGTTGTTCGTGGATCTAGAAGTTGATCTTCGCGGCAAACTGAAGCTGACGGGAAGATCCAGCGTCGCCAATCGCTCCGCGGGTCGCCGTAATATTGCCGAAGCTCGTGCTTCCTGGTGTCGCCGTCAGGTTCGGATTACCGAAGTTCGACTGGTTGAAGACGTCGAAAGCGTCCATCCGCAGTACGAAGGCTACATTTTCAGTAATCCGTGTGGTCTTCTGCAACGACATATCGGTGTCCGAGAAGCCCGGTCCGGTCAAGGAGTTTCGCTGCATCGTTCCAAAGCCAAGCGTAGGAGCATAGAACACACAGCCCGCGGTTGGCGTCGAGCATGCCGATCCGACTATATAAGGAATACTGAAGTTGGCTAGTGCAGTATGGAAGCCAACGCTCGGCGTGCCCAATAGCGAAGGTCGGATGTTACCCGAAGCTCCCGTATAGGTAGAACTCGTAACGACATTCAAAGGATTGCCACCCTGGATCTGCGTCACGTTCGCCACCAGCCAGCCGTCCTTCAGGCGATTGCCCTGAAACGGCAGGTTCCATATAGCGCTCAATACGAAGTGATGACGAACATCGAAGTCCGACAGACCATAGCTTCCGGCCGGATTGAAATTATCCTGCACGCCATTGCCCGACTGTGAATTCTGGTCCATTGATTTCGAGTAGGTGTAAGTCGTGTTGAACTCAAGCCCTCGGCGCAACGTCTGACGGAATGTAAGCCACATAGCGTTATAGCTCGACATACCCGAGTAGTCGTTATAGGTAATGTTCCCTAGCGAAGTCCCTGCAGGAACACCTGGACTTGTCCCAAATCCAGGCCCCGCAACCAATGTCTTCGGATACGGACGGACACCCGTTGTAGCACCGGGCGCGTAGGTGAGCTGGTTGATATTCCTGTTCAGGCGAAGGTGCCGTCCCCCTGATCCGATGTAGCCAACCTGCAGCGCAGCTCCGTGCCCGAGATCCTGCTGCACATTCAGGTTGTAGGACAAGACGTATCCGTTCTTAAAGTTCGGATTTACGGAGCTGGGATTGAGTCCAGAGGCCGCAGCGCTTGCAAACGCCGTCGCGACGGAAACCGAAGTCGTCTGCACTGGCTGTGAAAGCGGCGGATTTGTTGTCAAACCCGTCACATTACTGATGATCGGCTGGTCAACCATATATCCGAAGCCGGCGCGAACGATAGTCTTAGTCTTGCCCATCACGTCGTAGGTAAAACCCAGCCGCGGTTCATAGTTATTGTTCTGTTTATAGGGCTGGTTCACCTGCTTGAATCCAACGATCGTTGGATCAAAGGTGATGAAACGATGACCGCCTTCAGCCGGCGTTCCGTTCCATTCGTAGCGGAGACCGTACTCCAAAATCAGGTCAGGCCTGACCCTGTAGGTGTCCTGAACAAAAGCGCCTACAGCGCTAATGAAGATTCGGCTGCTTACAGGATTCACGCCATTGGCGGCGAAGGAATTTGCGAGGCCGTTGATGAAATTCTGGGTTGTACTGAAGCTGATAACGCCGGCGGTATTCGAGAAATTGCTGCCTATGAACCGGCGGAACTCGCCTCCAGTTTTAATGGTGTGCTTGCCCTTGACAATGGTCAGTGTGTTGGAGAGAACGCCCGTCGTTACAAAGCGTCCCTGGGGAAAGCCGGAGGGCCCGCCGAAGTTGAGGCCCAGGTCGCTCACTGTTATCTGAGGCAAACCGATCGGGATGGTTACACCATTCGGGATTCCGTAGTCGCTTGAGAGTGCCGTGAAATTAGGTGAGAAATTGATGGCGATGCGATTGAAGCCGAGACGGGCCTCGTTCACAACGTTCGGAGAGAAGATGTGAACATCGTTGATAGTGCCGATCTGTCGGTGAGCTGTGCGATGGTCGCCGAATCCTGCGATTGTATTGCCCTGAAGGTTCGGTTCGGTGCGCGCGTCCTGCTGCCATGCATAGTACAGATGCAGCGAATTTGCCTTCGTGAGAGTCGCCAGCAGATCACCACTGTACTGATCGGTCTTCACCGGTCCAGGCGATGAGCCAGTGGCCACTGCTGTGGTAACGCCATTAGTCGTTGATTGGACACCAACTGGAATGAGATTGATGAGCTTTGCATAATTTGCGCCAATTGGGCTTGCCGCAAAGGCTGTACGTTGCGCGGCGTTCGGCACCTGGCTGGTGAGCAAAAGCGCCTGCGTCTGACGCAGCCCTTCGTAGCTGACGAAGAAGAAGAGCCGGTCCTTCATAATAAAGGGCACGGGCCCGCTGAATGCTCCGCCAAAATTATTGCGGATGAACTGATTCTGTCGCGATCCTCGGCGGTTAAAGTAGTTGCGCGCATCGAAATAGTTGTTGCGCAGATAGTTAAATGCTTCACCGTGATACGTGCTCGCACCCGAGCGCGTCGCCACATTAACCACCGAGCCCGAACTGCGGCCATACTCCGC encodes:
- the murA gene encoding UDP-N-acetylglucosamine 1-carboxyvinyltransferase, which codes for MDKFVVRGGNPLLGTIKVSGAKNSALPCMAAAILTEDEVILENIPQVRDIETERKLLASMGAEVELGYGRAQHRTRIRCAVLSDPVAKYEIVKTMRASSLVLGPLVARTGIARVAMPGGCAIGGRPIDLHIKGLEAMGATITQEHGYLEARTDRLKGAHIVFDKITVTGTEDLLMAATLAEGETVFENCAREPEVTDLAALLTAMGAKIEGAGTGTIHVQGVSKLHGARHRINPDRIEAGTFLIAGAITGGDLNVDCCEPKHLGAVISKLEQCGVKLDVGTDNIRVRSGDAAGLKASDISTEEYPGFPTDMQAQFMALATQAEGTTTVTENIFENRFMHVQELIRMGANITVAGRTATVRGKTPLQSAAVMCSDLRASASLVLAALVADGETILDRVYHLDRGYEHFEEKLRGVGAQIRRMGDVFGKK
- a CDS encoding N-acetyltransferase; the protein is MRRHFDFGRKSMQEFAEARNAICLIAERGGGGITGFVIVHLDFGTTGLQGYVVTLDVAETYRREGVASRLMLEAESRAGAMGVQQMALHVFTGNEGAIRFYERLGYSRHGVRRRFYRVAGLDAFLYRKELAAF
- a CDS encoding TonB-dependent receptor: MKYSVKFLKGLFALVVLVLVSVGSGLAQSTATLAGTVTDPSGAVVPNARITVHSLATGIERVIVTDNAGVYVVPSLEPGDYQVQAAASGFSLFTVKKVTLGVDQQVTVNMALAVSSAGETVQVEAASSQIESQTMTMGQVIDRNTVQNIPLNGRHFLDLTNLTPGAVVAPANGFLTGTSRGLGANSFNTAGAREDANNFQINGINLNDMTQNQITFQPSINTTSEFKLINSTFSAEYGRSSGSVVNVATRSGASTYHGEAFNYLRNNYFDARNYFNRRGSRQNQFIRNNFGGAFSGPVPFIMKDRLFFFVSYEGLRQTQALLLTSQVPNAAQRTAFAASPIGANYAKLINLIPVGVQSTTNGVTTAVATGSSPGPVKTDQYSGDLLATLTKANSLHLYYAWQQDARTEPNLQGNTIAGFGDHRTAHRQIGTINDVHIFSPNVVNEARLGFNRIAINFSPNFTALSSDYGIPNGVTIPIGLPQITVSDLGLNFGGPSGFPQGRFVTTGVLSNTLTIVKGKHTIKTGGEFRRFIGSNFSNTAGVISFSTTQNFINGLANSFAANGVNPVSSRIFISAVGAFVQDTYRVRPDLILEYGLRYEWNGTPAEGGHRFITFDPTIVGFKQVNQPYKQNNNYEPRLGFTYDVMGKTKTIVRAGFGYMVDQPIISNVTGLTTNPPLSQPVQTTSVSVATAFASAAASGLNPSSVNPNFKNGYVLSYNLNVQQDLGHGAALQVGYIGSGGRHLRLNRNINQLTYAPGATTGVRPYPKTLVAGPGFGTSPGVPAGTSLGNITYNDYSGMSSYNAMWLTFRQTLRRGLEFNTTYTYSKSMDQNSQSGNGVQDNFNPAGSYGLSDFDVRHHFVLSAIWNLPFQGNRLKDGWLVANVTQIQGGNPLNVVTSSTYTGASGNIRPSLLGTPSVGFHTALANFSIPYIVGSACSTPTAGCVFYAPTLGFGTMQRNSLTGPGFSDTDMSLQKTTRITENVAFVLRMDAFDVFNQSNFGNPNLTATPGSTSFGNITATRGAIGDAGSSRQLQFAAKINF